ACCTCAAGTCCTTAACCGTGTAAGCTTCTAGATATATAATGATATACTACAGGACTTGTAAAAGCAAATTGACCTTGTTTTAAAAGAATAACGAAACCCTCTCTATCAATTCATAGATTCATTGGCTACATTTTTCACAATCATACGAcgaattattaataatacattaatACCAAAgggaaaatgaataataaaataaagtataaaTTTGCACCTACTTCGAATTTTCAAGGagaaataattttgaaaaagagGACGAGGGAGAGAGTAGAAGAATTAGGAAGGAGAAGACCGACAGGAAGCGACAAAACGGAGGTGGAGACAGGGTCCCACAGTCCGTGGCGTGACTGAGATCTGGTCCCAACgtcaaatctactgttattttACTGACGTTGACATCTGTCTTCTCTTCCTACCCAACACTCCACATTCCGTGTCGTTTCAATGTTCAAGCTTCCTCTCGCGTGCCGTTTTCTCTTTACGACTTTGTCAATTGTCGCATGTCCTTAGGCCCAACATTAATTATAAATGGCCCAGTCGTTACATATAAGTAACAGGCACGACGATACTAGTAAAAGGCCAAACGACGCCGTTTATAGTGATGTGTGTGTGTAACAAATTAACTAATATCAACGACTAATAATAACACATTGAAAGGACGAAACTGTGTGAAGAAGACGAGAGGATGGGAACAGCAGCTGCAGCGCCATGGAAGCAGCTTCTCTTTGGTGCGATCGAGGCCAATTCTCACCTAAAACACTATTCTTACGCTCAGCTCGTATGCATTTTCATattattcttcttctctttagtATTTGATTTCAcgttattttatgatattttgatatttttttgtgtagGCGACGATTGGTGTTAATGGACGCCCTTCTAATCGCACCGTCGTATTCAGGTGATACGAATTGTGTTGATATCTCTGCTTTTGATTGGTTGTGTAGTGAATTGTTTTGTCGGTGGTGTGTTGTTTGGTTAGGGGATTTGAAGAGAACAGTGACAAAATTCAAATCAACACCGATCTTCGTAGTCGTAAGGTCTTTATTACATTTTTTCAGATTGTGTAGGCATTGTTTTAGTTGAGTTTGGTTCTGTTTCATGTTGTGGTTTTTTATGCATTTCGTTGCAGATTCAAGAGCTTAAGCAGTGTCCGTTCTCCGAGGTGAGTAGCTTGGTTTGAATTATTAGATAATCATGCTTTGATTTTGACACCggtggttgttttttttttctgtaagaTGTGTTGGTATTTCTCTGATACTTGGGAGCAGTTTCGGATCAATGGAAGGGTTGAAGTCATTGACGCATCGAGTTCTGACCAGACCAAGCTTCAGGTTTGAGATGCATAACTGAGTAATGTCTTGGAAAGGAAGAACCtaattgttttgatttcttgatgTAGCTAAGAGAGAAGGCTTGGTTTGCTAATTCTCTAAAGTCAAGGCTGATGTACATCTGTCCTGCGCCTGGTACTACTTACAATGGTGAGCAACCAGATCAAGAAGTTAAGTTAGATCCCTCAAGTGGTCCTGTTCCTGATTACTGTCTAATGCTTCTAGAGCCTGAAaaggtttctttcttttttattttttcttatgttcCCTACGTATGTAGAAGCTAGCATATTTGTTTCATTAGTGTTTTCTCTTGATGACAGGTTGATTACTTGAATCTGAAAAGTAATCAGAGGCTTTTGTTTTCATCCATGATTAGTGGAACAGGAGAGAAGTGCTGGACTTCTGAAAAGGTTAACCCATAATTAAGTTTTAATGGCTGTGTGGTAGATTTGATTCGCCAGTTTGTAGCAATTCGTAATACTTTCAGACAGACTACTGTGTATCTCTGCTTTCTGTGTTGGATcatattgaaaaaaatgaataaaaaatctGAATCTTTCTCTTTCTATACCATTGTCTCTATCCCTTTTGAAATAAATGACATTTCATTTGCTCTAAGACTAGATGAATAGGACGTAGGCAAATGGAAACGCTTCTAATTCTCTTTCTGTTGTTGTTACCAAAAAAAGATTCTTCCCCTGTCATCATTTGCTAATTTCAATAAAGCTACTAGCACTTTGGTAGATCTGCAGGAGGATCAGGTAGACTCTCAAGCACCGTCTTGCCATTTTTCACTATAAACATCGTGCTCATTCCCCATGTTTGATGGATGTCGAAATGGCAATGCAATAACCAGAGCCCTGtttcattaaaaagaagaaatttaTCAGCAAAATGTCTTTGTGGGGTTTTGTGATGCTGTGAAAAAAGAATACCTGGATTGTCAGCAACAAAACGAATTGCAGCCCATCCTCCTACTGGGACTCCAATAGTGTTCAAGTAAGGAGGATCCTCCAGGTTAAATCTTGCTGTTTGTTCATCGTAGTTCCCTGTGCCATAGCCAATAACATAGAAGCTATGCCCGTGAAGATGAATTGGGTGGTTCTCAGTTGTGAGAGTGCCAGTGTTCTGGAAGATGATCTGTATCCTGCTCCCATACTCGAAAACTATTGCTCTGGTCCCGTTCGCAGCCTGCGTGTCATTAGCTATGTCATTTGGTGCTCCATTGACAAAGTCATAGGATTTTTCAGGCGCGGTTGGGAAATCTAATGTGAAGTATCCTTCCAGTTTCTTGTAATAAGCTTCCAGAATCGAGACTTTAGGTTCC
This region of Raphanus sativus cultivar WK10039 unplaced genomic scaffold, ASM80110v3 Scaffold2001, whole genome shotgun sequence genomic DNA includes:
- the LOC108855551 gene encoding pyridoxine/pyridoxamine 5'-phosphate oxidase 2, translating into MGTAAAAPWKQLLFGAIEANSHLKHYSYAQLATIGVNGRPSNRTVVFRGFEENSDKIQINTDLRSRKIQELKQCPFSEMCWYFSDTWEQFRINGRVEVIDASSSDQTKLQLREKAWFANSLKSRLMYICPAPGTTYNGEQPDQEVKLDPSSGPVPDYCLMLLEPEKVDYLNLKSNQRLLFSSMISGTGEKCWTSEKVNP